In Pseudoduganella albidiflava, a single window of DNA contains:
- the trmB gene encoding tRNA (guanosine(46)-N7)-methyltransferase TrmB, which translates to MLYDPTERRIKSFVTRAGRLSTAQERALNDLGPRFMIEYAKAPLDTAAAFGRTAPVVLEIGFGMGQTTAHIARHMPEKDFIGVEVHTPGVGSLLKLIGEEGLTNLRVIQHDAVEVLNNMIPAGTLAGVHVFFPDPWHKARHNKRRLIQGPFVKLLVDRLQPGGYLHLATDWEDYAVQMLEVLSAEEGLQNTAEGYAPQPAYRPLTKFENRGLKLGHGVWDLVFTKK; encoded by the coding sequence ATGCTGTACGACCCGACCGAACGCCGCATCAAGAGCTTCGTCACCCGCGCCGGCCGCCTGTCCACCGCGCAGGAGCGTGCGCTGAACGACCTGGGGCCGCGCTTCATGATCGAGTATGCCAAGGCGCCGCTCGATACGGCGGCGGCATTCGGCCGCACCGCGCCGGTCGTGCTGGAAATCGGTTTCGGCATGGGCCAGACCACCGCGCATATCGCCAGGCACATGCCGGAGAAGGATTTCATCGGCGTGGAAGTGCACACGCCGGGCGTGGGCAGCCTGCTGAAACTGATCGGCGAGGAAGGGCTCACCAACCTGCGCGTGATCCAGCACGATGCGGTCGAGGTACTGAACAACATGATCCCGGCCGGCACGCTGGCCGGCGTGCACGTGTTCTTCCCGGACCCGTGGCACAAGGCGCGGCACAACAAGCGGCGCCTGATCCAGGGGCCGTTCGTGAAGCTGCTGGTCGACCGGCTGCAGCCGGGCGGCTACCTGCACCTGGCCACCGACTGGGAAGATTACGCGGTGCAGATGCTCGAGGTGCTGTCCGCCGAGGAAGGGCTGCAGAACACGGCCGAGGGCTACGCGCCGCAGCCGGCCTACCGCCCGCTGACCAAGTTCGAAAACCGCGGCCTGAAGCTGGGCCATGGTGTGTGGGACCTGGTGTTCACGAAGAAGTAA
- a CDS encoding SMI1/KNR4 family protein encodes MIPARVRAFLAKETGDVLRDDRPSALHMLRRLGVDASTEFGEFYLTYQGNFISPRVVAELLDIEGPQIPAIPDQTDYVRDRYRFPEKFLALTSDESEGMYLFDREDGTVHDFDLCEYDDFVKGRVPARWKSFNAFLSWYFDEECNAPGRDPD; translated from the coding sequence ATGATCCCGGCACGAGTGAGAGCATTCCTGGCGAAAGAGACAGGCGATGTGCTGCGCGATGATCGTCCATCGGCGTTGCATATGCTGCGCCGCCTCGGCGTGGATGCCAGCACCGAATTCGGCGAGTTCTATCTGACTTACCAGGGGAACTTCATCAGTCCCCGCGTTGTGGCCGAATTGCTGGACATTGAAGGCCCACAGATTCCCGCTATTCCCGACCAAACGGATTACGTTCGAGATCGATATCGGTTTCCGGAGAAATTTCTTGCCCTGACATCGGATGAGAGTGAAGGCATGTATTTGTTCGATCGAGAGGATGGGACGGTGCATGATTTCGATCTTTGCGAATATGACGATTTCGTCAAGGGCAGGGTCCCGGCTCGGTGGAAGTCCTTCAACGCTTTCCTGTCATGGTATTTCGACGAAGAGTGCAATGCACCAGGTCGAGACCCGGACTGA
- a CDS encoding DUF308 domain-containing protein, whose translation MNDTVFHPAAHEGWLKRYYFIRAAFSITWIIAVLAIAPSSAAASAVLLVAYPAWDAVANLIDSRRSGGLAANRTQSMNVVVSVAVALALAVTWPDMHGALGVFGAWAILSGLLQLGTAVRRWKSHGAQWAMAVSGAQSALAGAFFLYQAQLPTVPSIVSLVGYAGFGAFYFLASALSLSAAGWRRKRS comes from the coding sequence ATGAATGACACCGTATTCCACCCTGCCGCGCACGAAGGCTGGCTCAAGCGCTATTACTTTATCCGCGCAGCCTTCTCGATCACGTGGATCATCGCGGTCCTCGCGATTGCGCCTTCTTCGGCAGCAGCCAGTGCGGTGCTGCTGGTCGCGTATCCAGCCTGGGATGCTGTTGCCAATTTGATCGACAGCAGGCGCAGCGGCGGGCTGGCTGCGAACCGTACCCAGTCGATGAACGTCGTCGTCAGTGTCGCCGTAGCGCTGGCGCTGGCCGTCACATGGCCCGACATGCACGGCGCCTTGGGCGTGTTCGGTGCCTGGGCCATCCTGTCCGGCCTGCTCCAGCTCGGCACGGCGGTGCGGCGTTGGAAAAGCCATGGGGCACAATGGGCCATGGCCGTGAGCGGCGCGCAATCCGCGCTCGCCGGTGCGTTCTTCCTCTACCAGGCGCAGTTGCCCACGGTGCCATCGATCGTGAGCCTCGTAGGCTATGCGGGGTTTGGCGCATTCTATTTCCTGGCGTCGGCACTGTCGCTGAGTGCTGCCGGATGGCGCAGAAAACGTAGCTGA
- a CDS encoding GAF domain-containing sensor histidine kinase: MTQAWPPPVQAVQALPCVPDILSVMAEMTGLRFVCVAHVTPSSWTTCAVLDRLGFGLQPGDPLDVTTTLCDSVRKADAVIVIDHVSQDELFRDHPCPRQYGFESYISIPIYDTAGAFFGTLCGLDPKPLVLSESKTVKSLELFAQLISKQLEAERRHAERISELTDEKATALLREGFIAVLGHDIRTPLSSILHGAQILQQRGGDSTTLTVARTIQRSGQRIGRMIDDVLDFVRGRLGGGIALELEPVTDLAEALAQTVVECQSEYPQRAIVTDIAIPGTVWCNRDRMTQLLSNLLSNALRYGEPGTPVRVDAHVEDGTFRLTVINEGETIAPDKLGKLFQPYWRDDDGQPRRGLGLGLYIASEIAHAHGGKLHVVSRDRRTAFTCSAPAGLR, from the coding sequence ATGACGCAAGCATGGCCGCCTCCGGTGCAGGCAGTCCAGGCACTGCCGTGTGTACCGGACATTCTCTCCGTCATGGCCGAAATGACGGGCCTGCGCTTCGTCTGCGTGGCGCACGTGACGCCGTCCAGCTGGACCACCTGCGCGGTACTCGACCGGCTCGGCTTCGGCCTGCAGCCGGGCGATCCGCTCGACGTCACCACCACGCTGTGCGACAGCGTGCGCAAGGCCGATGCCGTCATCGTGATCGACCATGTCAGCCAGGACGAGCTGTTCCGCGACCATCCCTGCCCGCGCCAGTATGGCTTCGAAAGCTATATTTCGATCCCCATCTACGACACCGCCGGCGCCTTCTTCGGCACGCTGTGCGGCCTCGATCCAAAGCCGCTGGTGCTGTCCGAATCGAAGACGGTGAAATCGCTGGAACTGTTCGCCCAGCTGATCTCGAAGCAGCTCGAAGCGGAACGCCGCCACGCCGAGCGCATTTCCGAACTGACCGATGAAAAGGCCACCGCCCTGCTGCGCGAAGGGTTCATCGCGGTGCTGGGGCACGATATCCGCACGCCGCTGTCCTCGATCCTCCACGGCGCGCAGATCCTGCAGCAGCGCGGCGGCGACAGCACCACGCTGACGGTGGCCCGCACGATCCAGCGCAGCGGCCAGCGCATCGGCCGCATGATCGACGACGTGCTCGATTTCGTGCGTGGCCGGCTGGGCGGGGGCATCGCGCTGGAACTGGAGCCGGTGACCGACCTGGCGGAGGCGCTGGCGCAGACCGTCGTCGAGTGCCAGAGCGAATATCCGCAGCGCGCCATCGTCACCGATATCGCCATCCCGGGCACCGTATGGTGCAACCGCGACCGCATGACGCAACTGCTGTCGAACCTGTTGTCGAACGCGCTGCGCTATGGCGAGCCCGGCACGCCGGTGCGCGTCGACGCGCACGTGGAAGACGGCACCTTCCGGCTGACCGTGATCAACGAGGGCGAGACGATCGCGCCGGACAAGCTGGGCAAGCTGTTCCAGCCCTACTGGCGCGACGACGACGGCCAGCCGCGGCGCGGCCTCGGCCTGGGCCTGTACATCGCCTCCGAGATCGCCCATGCCCACGGCGGCAAGCTGCACGTGGTCTCGCGCGATCGCCGCACCGCATTCACCTGTTCGGCGCCGGCCGGGCTGCGATAA
- a CDS encoding imm11 family protein, which produces MYYVLSVSDDYPDNYYFKYDHAGSPNYLSFKSARLVGDLSLQPTFRLNGKIGIDRLMEHDFFMSDGGDFISPKFAELIRAFAPNDVQLIEATVFINNKKINRFYIANILHSVACIDMKKSIYKPLIKSDPGGPKSFTRYEFIENSLESHDIVRCKEDLETIVVSEDLVQACNRAAIKGIEFLRNGVSDYE; this is translated from the coding sequence TCATGCCGGCTCACCAAACTATCTCTCGTTTAAATCAGCGAGGCTTGTCGGGGACTTAAGCCTGCAACCCACATTTAGGCTGAATGGAAAAATCGGCATCGATCGATTAATGGAGCATGACTTCTTCATGTCAGATGGGGGAGATTTTATAAGCCCTAAGTTTGCCGAACTGATACGAGCCTTTGCTCCAAATGATGTGCAGCTTATTGAGGCTACTGTATTTATAAATAACAAAAAAATCAACAGATTTTATATAGCGAATATTTTGCATTCAGTTGCTTGTATTGACATGAAAAAATCCATCTATAAGCCGCTTATAAAAAGTGATCCAGGAGGCCCGAAAAGCTTTACGCGATACGAGTTCATTGAGAATAGTTTGGAATCACACGATATTGTAAGGTGTAAGGAAGACCTTGAAACCATTGTTGTTTCGGAGGATCTTGTACAAGCATGCAATAGGGCTGCGATAAAAGGGATTGAATTTTTGCGTAATGGCGTCAGTGATTATGAATAG
- a CDS encoding TonB-dependent receptor — MNTQKTLLASAILAAISSTAHADTSSAEPQGADPQGTGQVQQVVVTANPFRSTEGDQILTPAKVLQGDELRDKAGSSLGETLSQELGVSASAFGAGASRPIIRGMEGPRVKMLENGMAVSDVSGLSNDHAVAAEGAVARQIEILRGPAALLYGSGAIGGLVNVVNERIPTTLEPKLTGQAEARYSTVDTGKNASGTIDGSVGKFALHADGNWRNADDYKIPGTRSIGDPDSGSGRLANSFTRERNVGLGGSYVDDWGYAGASVSHLTNLYGIPSAEGSRIDQEQTRYDIEGVVKAPFAGFENLKLKAGHTSYEHAELGEDDAPEVIFDNRSTETRAELSHLPVAGWRGTFGLQTENTHFSALSAEGGPDTVPVTRSTSQAGFLVEEKDLGPVRLSAGARLEHVKRQPVTGLDRSFGLKSGSVGAQWPFMPGYAAGVTYSYAQRAPATEELYSHGPHDATVTFDIGNPDFEKEVSRNVELSVQKTAGLVRWKANLYRNKVDDFIYGNVTGVLVDEEGNPGSDLRERIFEQGNATIRGAEAELTVNEHGAGWSGRVFADTSRGKLDAGGSLPLQPADRIGASVAYKMDALRAGLSLVHARGQDRLASFEGTPTDSYNQLNANLSYTQKAGALDLTYFLLAKNLLNDEIRVSTSVLKDIAPLAGRGIVFGVRAKF; from the coding sequence ATGAACACCCAAAAAACGCTGCTGGCCAGTGCCATCCTGGCCGCCATCTCTTCCACCGCGCACGCCGATACCAGCAGCGCCGAACCGCAGGGCGCCGATCCGCAGGGCACCGGCCAGGTCCAGCAGGTGGTCGTCACCGCCAATCCATTCCGCAGCACGGAGGGCGACCAGATCCTCACCCCGGCCAAGGTGCTGCAGGGCGACGAACTGCGCGACAAGGCCGGCAGCTCGCTGGGCGAAACGCTGTCGCAGGAACTGGGCGTCTCCGCTTCGGCCTTTGGCGCCGGCGCGTCGCGCCCGATCATCCGCGGCATGGAAGGCCCGCGCGTGAAGATGCTGGAGAACGGCATGGCCGTGTCGGACGTGTCCGGCCTGTCCAACGATCACGCGGTGGCGGCCGAAGGCGCCGTGGCGCGCCAGATCGAGATCCTGCGCGGGCCGGCCGCGCTGCTGTACGGGTCCGGCGCGATCGGCGGGCTGGTCAACGTCGTCAACGAACGCATTCCCACCACGCTGGAACCGAAACTGACCGGGCAGGCCGAGGCGCGCTACAGCACCGTCGATACGGGCAAGAACGCGTCCGGCACGATCGACGGTTCGGTCGGCAAGTTCGCCCTGCATGCAGATGGCAACTGGCGCAACGCCGATGACTACAAGATCCCCGGCACGCGTTCGATCGGCGATCCGGACTCGGGTTCCGGCCGCCTCGCCAACTCCTTTACGCGGGAGCGCAACGTGGGCCTCGGCGGTTCGTATGTCGATGACTGGGGCTATGCCGGCGCTTCGGTGTCGCACCTGACGAACCTGTACGGCATCCCCAGCGCCGAGGGGTCGCGCATCGACCAGGAGCAGACGCGCTACGACATCGAAGGCGTGGTGAAGGCGCCGTTCGCGGGGTTCGAGAACCTGAAATTGAAGGCAGGCCATACAAGCTATGAACACGCGGAACTGGGCGAGGACGATGCGCCCGAAGTGATCTTCGACAATCGCTCGACGGAAACCCGGGCGGAACTGTCGCACCTGCCGGTGGCCGGCTGGCGGGGCACCTTCGGCCTGCAAACCGAGAATACGCACTTCTCCGCGCTGTCGGCGGAGGGCGGGCCGGATACGGTGCCGGTCACGCGGTCCACGTCGCAGGCCGGCTTCCTCGTCGAGGAAAAAGACCTGGGGCCGGTGCGCCTGTCCGCCGGGGCGCGGCTCGAGCATGTGAAGCGCCAGCCCGTCACGGGGCTGGACCGCTCGTTCGGCCTGAAGTCCGGCTCGGTGGGTGCGCAGTGGCCGTTCATGCCGGGCTATGCCGCCGGCGTCACGTACTCGTATGCGCAGCGCGCGCCGGCCACCGAGGAGCTGTATTCGCATGGCCCGCACGACGCGACCGTGACGTTCGACATCGGCAATCCCGACTTCGAGAAGGAAGTGTCGCGCAACGTCGAGCTGTCGGTACAGAAGACGGCTGGCCTGGTGCGCTGGAAGGCCAACCTGTACCGCAACAAAGTCGACGATTTCATCTACGGGAACGTGACCGGCGTGCTGGTGGATGAAGAGGGCAACCCGGGCAGCGACCTGCGCGAACGGATCTTCGAGCAGGGCAATGCCACGATCCGCGGCGCCGAGGCCGAGCTGACGGTCAACGAGCATGGCGCGGGCTGGTCGGGGCGCGTGTTTGCCGACACGTCGCGCGGCAAGCTCGATGCCGGCGGCAGCCTGCCGCTGCAGCCGGCCGACCGTATCGGCGCATCGGTCGCCTACAAGATGGATGCGCTGCGCGCCGGCTTGTCGCTGGTGCACGCGCGCGGGCAGGACCGGCTGGCGTCGTTCGAAGGCACACCGACGGACAGCTACAACCAGCTGAACGCCAACTTGTCCTATACACAGAAAGCCGGCGCCCTGGACCTCACGTATTTCCTGCTGGCGAAGAACCTGCTGAACGACGAGATCCGCGTGTCGACATCGGTGCTGAAGGACATCGCGCCGCTGGCCGGCCGCGGCATCGTGTTCGGCGTGCGCGCCAAGTTCTGA
- a CDS encoding DUF3606 domain-containing protein has translation MSDNLQERGPQDRSRINVNEEWELRYWTKELGLSADELRQAVKDAGTSVKAVREHLGKPA, from the coding sequence ATGTCGGACAATCTGCAAGAGCGCGGCCCGCAGGACCGCAGCCGCATCAACGTCAACGAAGAGTGGGAACTGCGTTACTGGACGAAGGAACTGGGCTTGTCCGCGGACGAACTGCGCCAGGCGGTGAAGGATGCCGGGACCAGTGTCAAGGCCGTGCGCGAGCACCTGGGCAAGCCTGCCTGA
- a CDS encoding TonB-dependent receptor, which produces MHDQVSSRSSLACFPLHPIATACAVLLSLSSIPAMAQDAVAAAAAPATTTSTGDGSIATVKVSGIRRGIEDAISVKKDATSIVESISAEDIGKLPDTSIAESIARLPGLAAQRVAGRAQVISVRGLSPDFATTLLNGREQVSTGDNRSVEFDQYPSELLSAVTVHKTPDAGLVGQGLSGTIDMQTVRPLSFPGRTISFNVRGEKNSLGKIADAKDHGHRVSASYIDQFANRTIGVALGVANMESPILDNETGTYEPFDQTRISGVPAGTYVTAGVKALAKSGRLTRTGVIGVLEYRPSRMWTSTLDVFASNFKQVDTNNQFEVNLGGFNGNNNPIGFNYASTNIVDNTLIGGTATGAYPLVRGQHNHREDRIRTAGWGNRFNFGDWSLVVDANYSQAKRDETYLENNLQLQTADGGAFNDPLMTVGWRTGQFAHLSGQLDYSNPAILHTGNSIYGYGKTYSPHLKDRLASLKVAANLPAPAAIENYLSGFDVGVNYSDRTKTKRQPEGQLFAKGTPTISSDLLYAPVDLGFAGAGIVPSWNVPAVIAKYFDPINYSLANNAGTISRAWDVTEKITTAFARANIDSEIGGYPVRGNIGAQIIRTDQSSESLYADAAGVAHPIESGKKYTDVLPSMNLAISLDDSQTLRFSLAKQIARPRVDQLNAGFNFSVASGTRLPNGSGGNSKLDPWRAKAFDVSYEKYFDKKGYVALAGFYKKLDTYIYTFSETRDFSQFTPGTNAISNFGQYTTSYNGDGGILKGAELTVSVPLELLTPALDGFGVLASSSWTESGIDIKEVNSAIGKIQLPGLSRNVSNITLYYEKAGFSTRVSGRRRSDYVGEIGNFAGDRQLRFVHDAPTVDAQVGYTFNDGRYKGLGLLLQVNNLNNAAYETYANRKDRQLEYAKYGRTVLFGVNYKF; this is translated from the coding sequence ATGCACGACCAAGTATCGTCCCGCAGTTCGCTTGCCTGCTTCCCGCTGCATCCCATTGCCACCGCCTGCGCAGTGCTCCTGTCGTTATCGAGTATCCCGGCAATGGCCCAGGATGCCGTTGCCGCAGCCGCCGCGCCAGCCACTACCACGAGCACAGGAGACGGCAGCATCGCCACGGTGAAGGTCTCGGGCATCCGCCGCGGCATCGAGGATGCCATCTCCGTGAAGAAAGACGCCACGTCCATCGTGGAATCGATTTCCGCCGAGGACATCGGCAAGCTGCCCGACACGAGCATCGCGGAATCCATCGCGCGCCTGCCGGGCCTGGCCGCCCAGCGCGTGGCGGGACGGGCACAGGTGATCAGCGTGCGCGGCCTGTCGCCCGACTTCGCCACCACCCTGCTGAACGGCCGCGAGCAGGTGAGCACGGGCGACAACCGCAGCGTGGAGTTCGACCAGTACCCGTCGGAGCTGCTGAGCGCGGTCACCGTGCACAAGACGCCGGATGCCGGCCTGGTGGGCCAGGGCCTGTCCGGCACGATCGACATGCAGACCGTGCGGCCGCTGTCGTTCCCCGGGCGCACGATTTCGTTCAACGTGCGGGGCGAGAAAAACTCGCTGGGCAAGATCGCCGATGCGAAGGACCATGGCCACCGCGTCAGCGCCAGCTACATCGATCAATTCGCCAACCGCACCATCGGCGTGGCGCTGGGCGTGGCGAACATGGAGTCGCCGATCCTGGACAATGAAACCGGCACCTACGAACCGTTCGACCAGACGCGCATTTCCGGCGTGCCGGCCGGCACCTACGTCACGGCCGGTGTCAAGGCGCTGGCGAAAAGCGGCCGCCTGACCCGCACCGGCGTGATCGGCGTGCTGGAATACCGCCCGAGCCGCATGTGGACCAGTACCCTCGATGTCTTCGCGTCGAACTTCAAGCAGGTCGACACGAACAACCAGTTCGAAGTCAACCTGGGCGGCTTCAACGGCAACAACAACCCGATCGGCTTCAACTACGCGAGCACCAATATCGTCGACAACACGCTGATCGGCGGGACCGCCACGGGCGCCTATCCCCTGGTGCGCGGCCAGCATAATCACCGCGAAGACCGGATCCGCACCGCCGGCTGGGGCAACCGCTTCAATTTCGGTGACTGGTCGCTGGTCGTCGATGCCAACTATTCGCAGGCCAAGCGCGACGAGACTTACCTGGAGAACAACCTGCAATTGCAGACCGCGGATGGCGGCGCGTTCAACGATCCGCTGATGACGGTCGGCTGGCGCACCGGCCAGTTCGCACACCTGTCCGGCCAGCTCGACTACAGCAACCCGGCCATCCTGCATACAGGCAATTCGATCTATGGCTATGGCAAGACCTACTCGCCGCACCTGAAGGACCGGCTGGCGAGCCTGAAGGTAGCGGCAAACCTGCCGGCGCCGGCGGCAATTGAAAACTACCTTTCCGGCTTCGACGTCGGCGTCAACTACAGCGACCGCACCAAGACCAAGCGCCAGCCCGAAGGCCAGCTGTTCGCCAAGGGCACGCCGACGATTTCCAGCGACCTGCTGTACGCGCCGGTCGACCTGGGATTTGCCGGCGCCGGCATCGTGCCATCCTGGAATGTGCCGGCGGTGATCGCCAAGTACTTCGACCCGATCAACTACAGCCTGGCAAACAATGCCGGCACGATCAGCCGGGCGTGGGACGTCACGGAGAAAATCACGACAGCCTTCGCCCGCGCCAATATCGACAGCGAGATCGGTGGCTATCCCGTGCGCGGCAATATCGGTGCGCAGATCATCCGCACCGACCAGTCGTCGGAATCGCTGTACGCCGATGCGGCGGGCGTGGCCCACCCGATCGAAAGCGGCAAGAAGTACACCGACGTGCTGCCGAGCATGAACCTGGCGATCAGCCTGGACGACAGCCAGACCCTGCGCTTCTCGCTGGCGAAGCAGATCGCCCGCCCCCGCGTGGACCAGCTCAACGCGGGCTTCAACTTCAGCGTTGCCAGCGGTACCCGCCTGCCGAATGGCAGTGGCGGCAACAGCAAGCTCGATCCATGGCGCGCCAAGGCATTCGATGTTTCGTATGAAAAGTATTTCGACAAGAAGGGCTATGTCGCGCTGGCCGGTTTCTACAAGAAACTGGACACGTATATCTACACCTTCTCGGAAACGCGCGATTTCTCGCAATTCACACCGGGCACGAACGCCATTTCCAACTTCGGCCAGTACACCACATCGTACAACGGCGATGGCGGCATCTTGAAAGGTGCCGAACTGACCGTGTCGGTGCCGCTGGAACTGCTGACGCCGGCGCTGGATGGCTTTGGCGTGCTGGCCAGCTCCTCCTGGACGGAAAGCGGCATCGACATCAAGGAAGTCAATTCGGCGATCGGCAAAATCCAGCTGCCGGGCCTGTCCCGCAATGTTTCGAACATCACGCTCTACTATGAAAAGGCGGGATTCTCGACACGCGTCAGCGGCCGCCGCCGTTCCGATTATGTGGGCGAGATCGGCAATTTCGCCGGCGACCGCCAGCTGCGCTTCGTGCACGACGCCCCGACGGTGGACGCGCAGGTGGGCTACACCTTCAACGACGGCCGCTACAAGGGCCTGGGTCTGCTGCTGCAGGTGAATAACCTGAACAATGCCGCGTATGAAACCTATGCGAACCGCAAGGATCGCCAGCTGGAATATGCCAAGTATGGCCGCACCGTGCTGTTCGGTGTGAACTACAAGTTCTGA
- a CDS encoding DMT family transporter, producing MNALLYVTTVLIWGTTWIAIKLQLGDVPAPVSIAWRFWLAAAVLLLILVVTRKPVWPPRRAWRYLVAQGTALFCCNFLCFYYASAHVPSGLVAVVFSTAPVWNAINGRLFLGRPIRGMVMGGAALGLAGIGLLFLPQMAGHWNDGNMLAGLALALLGTLCFSAGNLLSSRMQALGLTPWLTNTWAMFIGAAILTLGALALGMPFRFEPTTQYVGSLLYLAIPGSVIGFTAYLLLVGRMGPDRAAYCTVLFPVVALTVSSVYEDYRWSAAAFAGLALVIAGNLLAFLPAKTKTPAAVGTASARS from the coding sequence ATGAATGCTCTTCTTTATGTGACCACGGTGCTGATCTGGGGCACCACATGGATCGCGATCAAGCTGCAGCTGGGCGACGTGCCGGCGCCGGTGTCGATCGCGTGGCGGTTCTGGCTGGCGGCGGCGGTGCTGTTGCTGATACTGGTGGTGACGAGGAAACCGGTATGGCCGCCGCGCCGCGCATGGCGCTACCTGGTGGCGCAGGGCACGGCCCTGTTCTGCTGCAATTTCCTGTGCTTTTACTATGCCAGCGCGCACGTGCCGAGCGGACTGGTGGCCGTGGTGTTTTCCACCGCGCCGGTGTGGAATGCGATCAACGGCCGGCTGTTCCTGGGGCGGCCGATCCGGGGCATGGTGATGGGCGGCGCGGCGCTGGGCCTGGCCGGCATCGGCCTGCTGTTCCTGCCGCAGATGGCCGGCCACTGGAACGACGGCAACATGCTGGCCGGCCTGGCGCTGGCCCTGCTGGGCACGCTGTGCTTTTCGGCGGGCAACCTGCTGTCGTCGCGGATGCAGGCGCTGGGCCTGACGCCATGGCTGACCAACACGTGGGCCATGTTCATCGGCGCCGCCATCCTCACGCTCGGCGCGCTGGCGCTCGGCATGCCGTTCCGCTTCGAGCCGACCACGCAGTACGTGGGCTCGCTGCTGTACCTGGCGATCCCCGGCTCCGTGATCGGCTTCACGGCCTACCTGCTGCTGGTGGGAAGGATGGGCCCGGACCGCGCCGCGTACTGCACGGTCCTGTTCCCCGTGGTGGCGCTGACGGTGTCGTCGGTCTACGAGGATTACCGCTGGAGCGCCGCCGCCTTTGCCGGGCTGGCACTGGTCATCGCCGGCAACCTGCTGGCCTTCCTGCCGGCCAAAACGAAAACGCCGGCCGCCGTGGGGACGGCGTCGGCGCGTTCATGA
- a CDS encoding TetR/AcrR family transcriptional regulator, translating to MAKLSNTSEEILACARGLIVAGGYNAFSYADIADVVGIRKASIHHHFPNKVDLVKALVVQHRQATEEGLGNLRHAIPDAMGQLRAYVGYWEQCISDLSAPFCICALLAGELPVLPAEIAVEVRAYFRFLSGWMASVLEQGMREGTVRSANGPQVEAEVLMASIHGAMLSARAYGDVAVFATVAESQLARYSTES from the coding sequence ATGGCAAAATTGTCGAACACTTCCGAAGAAATCCTGGCGTGCGCGCGCGGCCTCATCGTCGCAGGCGGCTACAACGCTTTCAGCTATGCGGACATCGCCGACGTGGTCGGCATACGCAAAGCCAGCATCCATCACCATTTCCCGAACAAGGTCGACTTGGTCAAGGCGCTCGTCGTGCAGCACCGCCAGGCAACCGAAGAAGGGCTCGGCAATCTACGCCACGCCATTCCCGATGCCATGGGACAGCTGCGCGCGTATGTGGGGTACTGGGAACAGTGCATCAGCGACCTGAGTGCGCCGTTTTGTATCTGCGCACTGCTGGCCGGGGAGTTGCCAGTCCTGCCAGCGGAAATCGCGGTGGAAGTACGCGCATATTTCCGCTTTCTGTCGGGGTGGATGGCATCGGTGCTGGAGCAGGGGATGCGCGAGGGAACCGTCCGGTCCGCGAATGGCCCGCAAGTCGAGGCGGAGGTTCTCATGGCAAGCATTCATGGGGCAATGCTGTCCGCCCGGGCCTACGGCGATGTCGCCGTCTTCGCCACGGTGGCGGAAAGCCAGCTGGCCCGCTACTCGACGGAGTCATAG
- a CDS encoding DUF2971 domain-containing protein, whose protein sequence is MHPEYLYKYRPFASECDIEFTRQIVCDNTIYFAPPCTFNDPFDSRPAFTFDAPFDEMKAYYRRMCSKQMPQLTERACEEELEKILADPATDLRTPQGQQRIQQLHSRILAEEVGVLCLSSERDHILMWSHYADCHKGICLRFDARAAFLREARPIGYEQRRELINPFRDRDEDMAAKTFLMKSRHWLYEGEWRAVRYEGPGPVEFAPEALTGIVLGANASKEAEERAREWASRRRAPLELLRAYPDQQDFRLHIRPLDHWNCEN, encoded by the coding sequence GTGCACCCGGAGTACCTGTACAAATACCGGCCGTTCGCCAGCGAATGCGATATCGAGTTCACGCGGCAGATCGTGTGCGACAACACGATCTACTTCGCGCCGCCGTGCACGTTCAACGATCCCTTCGATTCGCGGCCCGCGTTCACCTTCGATGCGCCATTCGACGAGATGAAGGCGTATTACCGCCGCATGTGCAGCAAGCAGATGCCGCAGCTGACCGAACGGGCTTGCGAGGAAGAGCTGGAAAAGATCCTGGCCGATCCCGCCACCGACCTGCGCACGCCGCAGGGGCAGCAAAGGATCCAGCAACTGCACTCGCGCATCCTGGCCGAGGAAGTCGGCGTGCTGTGCCTTTCCTCCGAGCGCGACCATATCCTGATGTGGTCGCACTATGCCGATTGCCACAAGGGCATCTGCCTGCGCTTCGATGCGCGCGCCGCCTTCCTGCGCGAAGCGCGGCCGATCGGCTACGAGCAGCGCCGTGAGCTGATCAATCCGTTCCGCGATCGCGACGAGGACATGGCTGCCAAGACCTTCCTGATGAAGAGCCGGCACTGGCTGTATGAAGGCGAATGGCGCGCGGTGCGCTATGAGGGACCTGGGCCGGTGGAGTTCGCGCCGGAAGCGCTGACGGGCATCGTGCTGGGGGCGAACGCATCGAAAGAAGCGGAAGAACGGGCGCGCGAATGGGCCAGCCGCCGCCGCGCCCCGCTGGAACTGTTGCGTGCCTACCCGGACCAGCAGGATTTCCGCCTGCATATCCGCCCGCTGGACCATTGGAATTGCGAGAACTGA